A DNA window from Macrobrachium rosenbergii isolate ZJJX-2024 chromosome 41, ASM4041242v1, whole genome shotgun sequence contains the following coding sequences:
- the LOC136826991 gene encoding LOW QUALITY PROTEIN: biorientation of chromosomes in cell division protein 1-like 1 (The sequence of the model RefSeq protein was modified relative to this genomic sequence to represent the inferred CDS: inserted 1 base in 1 codon) translates to MSILVNKELTMDIPVTQLPPGDPRLVEAIVGQLKSKGIFDQFRKECLADVDTKPAFQNLRQRVEGQVNKFLEKKIWKNDLNKNQLRDGVRKHVNNLGILDSGIDAIITQVVNPKIKPLILPYVEDTVYAFLQIDKPKRERKTSEPHISPLLLDEEPQPPLLEPIDVKKPSLLPMETDVISSEEDDILARESPDGDSKSSCSSEAEEVKTMDENAQDGFENCPPCPEESPDAIAANVERLQLSEDDSKSVQATKPPLPLFDDQSLDSISSNSSGLTFSPLTVKGSPESKKSDDVGKGDGSPRAEMRSATSTPLVDEKPVDESSQSSVGSNHAKEFEASEKHQGDGGPPEDHETSTPSLSVLQSSARSGKEGTSLMSFDEEDSLESKGSSKASLVSGKSEIEEKVKSDKSEGEITSSSSDFSDGDVKGKQDHTSGEGKLPSDHDSSHRSSKSKSDHKKRRDSHSRDRDREREKEKESRHHRDKERKHSKSRDDHHSHRDKDKKHHRRDKDHDGDRERSRSHHHQSSSSSSHKDSSGGKDKDRSSYHSGGKSSEGKSRSSHSSDKXSDKSDRSSSKTKKSDEKMDGKSHRKDDKHSHSSSKKPDGKSDKRLEKVDKKSEKKECSVERQKAKGEGKSEGKKEKAKEKGENSSRSGSESSLKENRENNIDKDSKKHRKRHNSTTTDVNSGDERADRNDKSCSNSSKKNGVCENLDENCTIDPHMLGLTGDNIIVADDEGNFMLLTYDTDTDSMASENHLTTKADDDSMSETATASVDEDNVNYFEGFENVKPKTKLTDYLSNSVIVADEMDMEFNEWFDESDLHLTIYENAWDGKVPLNDFLSCMHRLGAVIRNDKGEVEDHSRSGTTYMPVPDIKENNNIQPIGKKRRISNSSSISSSSSSTGSPKHKRFRRESSTTSDTSQTLEQGAVIVSGYALLTPEDDGNRSMSREYDLDYSQKIANYSPLSPASDSSADEGKLKTRGAVVDSSNNIVKATSKINQKTDTSWSSKEAKFSA, encoded by the exons CCAGCTTTTCAGAATCTTCGCCAGCGAGTTGAAGGTCAAGTCAATAAATTCCTGGagaagaaaatttggaaaaatgaCCTCAACAAGAACCAGCTGCGAGATGGAGTTCGTAAACATGTTAATAA tttGGGGATCCTGGACAGTGGTATTGATGCCATCATAACACAGGTTGTGAATCCCAAAATAAAGCCCCTTATTTTGCCGTATGTTGAGGACACTGTGTATGCCTTCTTGCAGATTGATAAAcctaagagagaaaggaaaacttcag AGCCTCACATTAGCCCACTGCTTCTGGATGAGGAACCACAGCCACCACTACTTGAACCCATTGATGTGAAAAAGCCAAGCCTTCTTCCAATGGAAACTGATGTCATATCTTCTGAAGAGGATGATATACTTGCAAGAGAGTCACCCGATGGAGATTCAAAGTCATCTTGTAGCTCGGAAGCAGAGGAAGTAAAA ACTATGGATGAAAATGCTCAGGATGGTTTTGAGAATTGTCCTCCTTGCCCAGAGGAAAGCCCAGATGCCATAGCAGCAAACGTTGAGCGTCTTCAATTGAGTGAAGATGACAGCAAGTCGGTACAAGCTACAAAACCACCCCTTCCATTGTTTGATGATCAGTCTCTTGACAGTATATCATCCAATTCTTCAGGGCTTACGTTTTCTCCTCTTACTGTGAAGGGATCTCCTGAGAGCAAAAAGTCTgatgatgtggggaaaggagatGGAAGTCCAAGAGCAGAGATGAGATCTGCAACATCCACTCCTCTTGTAGATGAAAAACCTGTCGACGAGAGCTCACAGTCCTCAGTGGGATCCAATCATGCTAAGGAGTTTGAGGCTTCGGAAAAACATCAGGGTGATGGTGGGCCACCTGAGGACCATGAAACATCCACTCCATCCCTGTCAGTGTTGCAGTCAAGTGCaagatcaggtaaagaaggaacCAGTTTAATGAGCTTTGATGAAGAAGATTCTCTTGAAAGTAAAGGGTCGTCTAAAGCCAGCCTGGTATCTGGAAAGTCAGAAATTGAAGAAAAGGTAAAATCAGACAAATCTGAAGGTGAAATAACCTCCTCGAGCTCAGACTTCAGTGATGGAGATGTTAAAGGAAAACAGGACCACACTTCTGGTGAGGGGAAACTGCCTTCAGATCATGATTCATCGCATAGGTCAAGTAAGAGTAAGAGCGATCACAAAAAACGACGGGATTCACACAGTCGTGACCGAGATcgtgagagggagaaagagaaggagtcaAGGCACCATAGAGATAAGGAAAGAAAGCACTCAAAATCTCGAGATGATCACCACTCTCACAGAGACAAGGACAAGAAACATCACCGAAGGGATAAAGATCATGATGGAGATAGAGAACGGTCCCGAAGTCATCACCATCAGTCATCAAGTTCTTCATCCCACAAGGATAGCTCGGGAGGGAAAGACAAGGATCGTTCCAGCTATCACTCTGGAGGAAAATCTTCAGAAGGCAAGAGTAGGAGCAGTCATTCAAGTGATA TCAGTGATAAATCAGATAGATCCAGCAGCAAGACAAAGAAATCAGATGAAAAAATGGATGGGAAGTCTCATCGGAAGGATGACAAACATTCTCATAGTTCTAGTAAGAAGCCTGATGGAAAATCAGACAAAAGATTAGAAAAGGTTGATAAGAAATCTGAGAAAAAGGAATGTTCAGTGgaaagacagaaggcaaaaggagagggaaaatctgaaggaaagaaagaaaaagcaaaggagAAAGGGGAGAATTCGTCAAGGTCAGGAAGTGAGTCCTCATTAAAGGAAAATCGTGAAAATAACATTGACAAAGACTCAAAAAAGCACAGGAAGCGTCACAATAGTACCACCACTGATGTGAATTCAGGTGATGAGAGGGCAGATAGAAATGATAAATCTTGCTCTAACAGTAGTAAGAAGAATGGGGTTTGTGAAAATTTAGATGAGAATTGCACCATTGATCCTCATATGCTGGGGCTGACTGGTGACAACATCATAGTGGCTGATGATGAAGGCAATTTTATGTTACTGACATATGACACTGATACAGACTCCATGGCATCTGAGAACCACCTAACAACAAAAGCAGATGATGACTCCATGTCGGAGACAGCTACAGCCTCTGTGGATGAAGACAATGTGAATTATTTTGAGGGATTTGAGAATGTAAAGCCCAAAACAAAGCTTACAGATTATCTCTCGAATTCTGTGATTGTCGCCGACGAGATGGATATGGAATTCAATGAGTGGTTCGATGAATCTGATTTACACTTGACAATCTATGAAAATGCGTGGGATGGAAAAGTACCACTGAATGATTTCCTTAGCTGCATGCATCGTTTGGGTGCTGTTATCAGGAATGATAAAGGTGAAGTCGAGGACCACAGCAGAAGTGGCACGACATACATGCCAGTGCCTGacataaaggaaaacaataacaTTCAGCCTATTGGTAAGAAGAGAAGAATATCCAACTCAAGTTCCATTTCATCTAGCAGTAGTTCTACGGGTTCTCCCAAGCACAAACGTTTCAGGCGAGAGAGTTCTACAACTAGTGACACAAGCCAGACTTTGGAACAGGGTGCTGTTATTGTGAGTGGATATGCTCTTCTGACTCCTGAAGATgatggaaatagatcaatgagcAGAGAATATG ATTTGGACTACAGTCAGAAGATTGCAAATTACAGCCCACTTTCCCCTGCAAGCGATTCTTCAGCTGATGAGGGGAAGTTGAAGACCAGAG gtGCTGTAGTGGATTCCAGCAACAACATTGTTAAGGCCACATCAAAAATTAACCAGAAAACAGATACATCTTGGTCTAGTAAAGAGGCTAAATTTTCTGCCTAG